A genomic window from Lycium barbarum isolate Lr01 chromosome 4, ASM1917538v2, whole genome shotgun sequence includes:
- the LOC132636428 gene encoding uncharacterized protein LOC132636428 isoform X1 translates to MRLSIFSPMKLSPSHLPINTTCSTFLSPTSVCVAEYTRTRLSILKLIYHASMVQNSSVSSKGEDSFKLFYAGNGSAEILQLMRCNARKQSADVSKEQVLTEDFQEEDNDGKEKEKIEVERRRKIGLANTGKVPWNKGRKHSPETREKIRQRTKEALSDPKVRRKMSECPRSLSNQTKMRIRSSLRKLWGERLKWKRSREKIFQSWAENIANAAKVGGTDQEELEWDSYDKIKREIALEQLQRAAEKAKAKEMARIRAERAAQRKTEKMQRLAQRRKEREEKQKVEVKTKRPRRRSKQEKEELAVAEELKLKAKLVKIQKKKSTLSHVCTEHRRAWERLDVAFIKSPQVQKKVSLADQIRSAKKRTEDVNGKAFSSASPGSQSIEVSAEATFFTVETE, encoded by the exons GAAATTATCTCCTTCTCACCTTCCTATCAATACCACATGTAGCACTTTTCTCTCCCCAACTTCGGTCTGTGTGGCCGAGTATACACGAACTAGACTGAGCATATTAAAGTTAATCTATCATGCATCTATGGTTCAGAACAGTTCTGTTTCATCCAAAGGAGAAGACTCATTTAAACTGTTCTATGCCGGAAATGGCTCGGCGGAGATATTGCAGTTAATGAGATGTAATGCAAGAAAACAAAGTGCTGATGTGTCCAAGGAGCAAGTTTTGACTGAAGACTTTCAGGAAGAGGACAACGATGGTAAGGAAAAGGAAAAGATCGAagtagaaagaagaagaaagattgGATTAGCAAACACAGGAAAAGTGCCATGGAACAAAGGCAGAAAACACAGTCCAG AGACTCGTGAAAAGATCAGACAGAGAACCAAAGAAGCTTTGAGTGATCCCAAG GTACGACGAAAGATGTCTGAATGTCCACGCTCACTTAG CAATCAGACCAAGATGAGAATACGCTCATCTCTCAGAAAGCTCTGGGGTGAACGATTAAAATGGAAAAGGTCAAGGGAGAAAATTTTTCAGTCATGGGCTGAAAACATTGCAAATGCTGCTAAGGTAGGTGGGACCGACCAAGAAGAATTAGAATGGGACAGCTATGACAAGATTAAAAGAGAGATAGCTCTCGAACAGCTTCAGCGGGCTGCAGAAAAGGCTAAGGCAAAAGAAATGGCACGCATACGAGCTGAGAGAGCAGCACAGAGAAAGACAGAAAAGATGCAGAGACTTGCTCAAAGGAGAAAAGAACGAGAAGAAAAGCAAAAAGTTGAAGTAAAAACAAAGAGACCAAGAAGACGGTCGAAGCAAGAGAAAGAAGAGTTAGCTGTTGCTGAAGAATTAAAACTCAAGGCGAAATTAGTGAAG ATTCAGAAGAAGAAGTCCACACTCAGTCATGTTTGTACAGAACATCGACGAGCTTGGGAAAGACTCGATGTAGCGTTCATAAAGAGTCCACAAGTACAAAAAAAAGTTTCACTTGCAGATCAGATTCGTTCTGCCAAGAAGAGAACAGAGGATGTGAATGGAAAAGCCTTTAGTAGTGCATCCCCTGGCTCTCAATCTATTGAAGTTTCTGCAGAGGCAACATTCTTTACAGTGGAAACGGAATGA
- the LOC132636427 gene encoding multiple organellar RNA editing factor 8, chloroplastic/mitochondrial-like, which produces MATRHVTRSLATFTRTYTTRLRSLTTITNNLRNVSHTTSFNVRGFATRQTSSSLRDPNPNWSNRPPKETILLDGCDFEHWLVVMENPEGDPTRDEIIHSYIKTLATIVGSEEEARMKIYSVSTRHYFAFGALVSEELSYKLKELPKVRWVLPDSYLDVRNKDYGGEPFINGQAVPYDPKYHKEWLRNSTRAKERTRRTDRPRDFDRSRSFERRREMRNQPNQNPGSNMPAGGLPPNMGGMQQPSMGGPSNMGGIHQQQGMGGPPNMGGMHQQQGMGGPPNAGGMHQRGMVGSPNMGGMHQPGMGGPPPHAGGMQQQGMGGPPRAGGMQQQNMPPNMGGVPPNMGGVPPHNYGAPNSAPSFQYIGGPNNGGTPYQTGPGPNQSYDDRNSYQNQNISGRDMPPRNYQ; this is translated from the exons atggctactCGTCATGTAACTCGTTCACTCGCTACTTTCACGCGCACCTACACCACGCGCCTTCGATCACTCACCACCATTACAAACAACCTACGTAATGTCTCTCATACAACGTCGTTTAATGTTCGTGGCTTTGCTACGCGCCAAACATCGTCGTCGCTACGTGACCCGAACCCAAACTGGTCTAATAGACCACCAAAGGAAACAATTTTGCTTGATGGATGTGATTTTGAACATTGGCTTGTTGTGATGGAGAATCCCGAAGGTGACCCGACCCGAGATGAGATTATTCATAGTTATATTAAGACTCTTGCTACTATTGTTGGAAG TGAGGAGGAAGCCCGGATGAAGATATATTCTGTCTCAACTAGACATTACTTTGCTTTTGGTGCCCTTGTATCTGAAGAACTTTCTTACAAACTAAAAG AGCTGCCTAAGGTTCGTTGGGTGCTTCCTGATTCGTATCTCGATGTCAGAAACAAAGATTATGGAG GGGAACCGTTTATCAACGGACAGGCTGTGCCATATGACCCCAAATACCACAAGGAATGGTTGAGAAACAGTACTCGTGCTAAGGAGAGAACCAGGCGCACTGACCGACCTCGTGATTTTGATAGATCCAGGAGCTTTGAGAGAAGAAGAGAGATGCGGAATCAACCCAATCAGAACCCTGGATCCAACATGCCAGCAGGGGGGCTACCTCCCAACATGGGCGGAATGCAGCAACCTAGCATGGGAGGGCCATCAAACATGGGCGGGATACACCAGCAGCAAGGCATGGGAGGGCCACCCAATATGGGCGGGATGCACCAGCAGCAGGGCATGGGAGGGCCACCCAACGCAGGCGGGATGCACCAGCGAGGCATGGTAGGGTCACCCAACATGGGTGGGATGCATCAGCCGGGCATGGGAGGGCCACCACCCCATGCAGGCGGGATGCAGCAGCAGGGCATGGGAGGGCCACCACGTGCAGGTGGGATGCAGCAGCAGAACATGCCACCCAACATGGGAGGTGTACCACCAAACATGGGTGGAGTGCCTCCCCATAACTACGGAGCGCCAAACAGTGCACCTAGTTTCCAATACATTGGTGGACCAAACAATGGAGGCACGCCTTACCAAACAGGTCCAGGGCCAAACCAGAGCTATGATGATCGGAACTCATACCAGAATCAAAACATTTCTGGAAGAGATATGCCCCCTCGTAATTACCAATAA
- the LOC132636428 gene encoding uncharacterized protein LOC132636428 isoform X2, giving the protein MVQNSSVSSKGEDSFKLFYAGNGSAEILQLMRCNARKQSADVSKEQVLTEDFQEEDNDGKEKEKIEVERRRKIGLANTGKVPWNKGRKHSPETREKIRQRTKEALSDPKVRRKMSECPRSLSNQTKMRIRSSLRKLWGERLKWKRSREKIFQSWAENIANAAKVGGTDQEELEWDSYDKIKREIALEQLQRAAEKAKAKEMARIRAERAAQRKTEKMQRLAQRRKEREEKQKVEVKTKRPRRRSKQEKEELAVAEELKLKAKLVKIQKKKSTLSHVCTEHRRAWERLDVAFIKSPQVQKKVSLADQIRSAKKRTEDVNGKAFSSASPGSQSIEVSAEATFFTVETE; this is encoded by the exons ATGGTTCAGAACAGTTCTGTTTCATCCAAAGGAGAAGACTCATTTAAACTGTTCTATGCCGGAAATGGCTCGGCGGAGATATTGCAGTTAATGAGATGTAATGCAAGAAAACAAAGTGCTGATGTGTCCAAGGAGCAAGTTTTGACTGAAGACTTTCAGGAAGAGGACAACGATGGTAAGGAAAAGGAAAAGATCGAagtagaaagaagaagaaagattgGATTAGCAAACACAGGAAAAGTGCCATGGAACAAAGGCAGAAAACACAGTCCAG AGACTCGTGAAAAGATCAGACAGAGAACCAAAGAAGCTTTGAGTGATCCCAAG GTACGACGAAAGATGTCTGAATGTCCACGCTCACTTAG CAATCAGACCAAGATGAGAATACGCTCATCTCTCAGAAAGCTCTGGGGTGAACGATTAAAATGGAAAAGGTCAAGGGAGAAAATTTTTCAGTCATGGGCTGAAAACATTGCAAATGCTGCTAAGGTAGGTGGGACCGACCAAGAAGAATTAGAATGGGACAGCTATGACAAGATTAAAAGAGAGATAGCTCTCGAACAGCTTCAGCGGGCTGCAGAAAAGGCTAAGGCAAAAGAAATGGCACGCATACGAGCTGAGAGAGCAGCACAGAGAAAGACAGAAAAGATGCAGAGACTTGCTCAAAGGAGAAAAGAACGAGAAGAAAAGCAAAAAGTTGAAGTAAAAACAAAGAGACCAAGAAGACGGTCGAAGCAAGAGAAAGAAGAGTTAGCTGTTGCTGAAGAATTAAAACTCAAGGCGAAATTAGTGAAG ATTCAGAAGAAGAAGTCCACACTCAGTCATGTTTGTACAGAACATCGACGAGCTTGGGAAAGACTCGATGTAGCGTTCATAAAGAGTCCACAAGTACAAAAAAAAGTTTCACTTGCAGATCAGATTCGTTCTGCCAAGAAGAGAACAGAGGATGTGAATGGAAAAGCCTTTAGTAGTGCATCCCCTGGCTCTCAATCTATTGAAGTTTCTGCAGAGGCAACATTCTTTACAGTGGAAACGGAATGA
- the LOC132637771 gene encoding uncharacterized protein LOC132637771, which yields MVVPKQASWITRKILEARQFWMQSQYTTTNNAGLIIQIYLKMLGDGDRVPWKRMMFGNVARNKAIFIMWLQLQKRLLTKDRLLNWGIDVNADCVMCQKALESMDHLFVHCEFTQHLWTKILNWMQRHSFNSNNWEDHLMWMIQRAKGKAQRAQIFKMVYAETVYAIWHERNQRIFEQKAKEADVFARNVAYVCNIRAPGGSKYLVQSWMI from the coding sequence ATGGTTGTTCCAAAACAGGCAAGCTGGATAACGAGGAAGATTCTAGAAGCTAGGCAGTTCTGGATGCAGTCGCAATATACGACTACCAATAATGCAGGACTCATCATACAAATTTATTTGAAGATGCTTGGTGATGGGGATAGGGTGCCATGGAAACGTATGATGTTTGGAAATGTTGCACGAAATAAAGCTATATTCATAATGTGGTTGCAACTACAAAAGAGACTCCTCACTAAAGACAGGCTGCTGAACTGGGGAATCGATGTGAATGCGGATTGTGTCATGTGTCAAAAGGCACTAGAATCCATGGACCATTTGTTTGTGCATTGTGAGTTCACGCAACACTTATGGACTAAAATTTTAAACTGGATGCAGAGGCATAGTTTCAACAGCAATAACTGGGAAGATCATCTCATGTGGATGATTCAAAGGGCAAAAGGGAAGGCTCAAAGggcccaaattttcaaaatggTTTATGCAGAAACAGTCTATGCTATATGGCATGAAAGGAACCAGAGGATATTTGAGCAGAAGGCAAAGGAAGCTGATGTTTTTGCAAGGAATGTGGCCTACGTGTGTAATATTAGAGCTCCTGGTGGATCCAAATATCTAGTTCAATCATGGATGATTTAA